In Actinobacillus equuli, the genomic stretch ATTTACTGAGTATATCTTCCTGACTAATATTAATTGGTAATTGATACTCTTTAACTAAAGCGAATATCGTTTGCAAACGAGCAGTAAGCAATAATTTATATTGTGGGATAGAAGCGGTAAATTCCTGAATAGCATTGTTTACCATACCGGTCAAAAATAAAAAAACTAAGACAATCAATCCTAATAACAGGCTGATTGCAATGCCTAAAGGAATACGACGTGTCGTCATAAATTTGATGATAGGCGAACAAATAATTGCAATAAATAGTGACAATAAAAACGGCACGACAATTTCTGCCGCTGCTTTAATCCCCGCTAAAATAATGATAATTGCGGCTGTGGCAACTAACGCTTTGGTCAGAGAGACTTGAGACTGTTCCATAATTCTCCAATACATAAAAAACAAGCGGTCAAATTTTAACATTTTTTTACTATGAACGCTAAAATTCAACCGCTTACTATTTCTGTTACTTATACTCTGAGTGATATTTTTTCTTCATATCATCAAGTGCTTCCAGAGTTTGTTTTGCTTGATCTAAATTTCCTGCTTGAGCTTGTTGCTCCGCTTGCTTCGCAACATCAATCACTTGTTGCATTGCCGCTTGATAACCGACAAAACGTTCTTGATCACCGTCCAGACTTGCCGGCATCGTCTCTTTTGCTTTTTCAGCTTGCAGTAAAAATGCCGCTACAGAAGTTTGGAATTGTTCCGTTGTTTCCGCATCTTGCAATACATTTAACTGTTTTTTCATTTGGAACATTTCCATCATAACTCCCTTTGAAAAAGCCATACTCGAAAATGCCAAAACTGTCGCTACAACTAGCCATTTAAATTTTTTCATAATTTTCCTACATTTCAACGAAATGAATTAAGCACAAAAAGTCGCATTCTAATCTATCTATTGCTTGCTAGAAAGCGATATTTCTTGGAAAATAGACACTTTTACGCCTTCCCTCGCGGGAGGTACTGACTTGTTATCAGAAGAGAATAAACCTATGTCCGAATTAAAATACCCTAAACCTGAATTACTTTCGCCTGCCGGCACTTTAAAAAATATGCGTTACGCTTTTGCTTATGGCGCAGATGCCGTTTATGCAGGCCAACCGCGTTATAGCTTACGCGTACGTAACAATGAATTTAACCACGCTAACTTACAAATCGCGATTGATGAAGCTCATAGCTTAGGTAAAAAATTCTATGTGGTGGTGAATATTGCGCCACACAACTCAAAACTTAAAACATTTATCAAAGATCTGAAAGTCGTCGTGGATATGAAACCGGATGCATTGATCATGTCCGATCCCGGTTTAATTATGTTAGTGCGTGAAAACTTCCCGGAAATCGATATTCATCTTTCGGTACAAGCGAATGCGGTAAACTGGGCGACGGTAAAATTCTGGAAACAGATGGGACTTACTCGTGTCATTCTTTCACGTGAATTATCATTGGAAGAAATCGAAGAAATCCGCCAGCAAGTGCCGGATATCGAGCTTGAAATCTTCGTACACGGTGCACTTTGTATGGCATATTCAGGTCGTTGCCTATTGTCCGGTTATATCAATAAACGTGATCCGAACCAAGGTACTTGTACCAACGCTTGCCGTTGGGAATACAAAATGGAAGAAGGCACAACCGATGAAGTCGGTAATATCGTGCCGCAATCTGCCGTTCAACGTTATGAGCCGGAAATTGAAGTGAAAAATGTTGCGCCGACATTAGGCGAAGGTTCACATACGGATAAAGTATTCTTATATACTGAGCCAAACCGTC encodes the following:
- a CDS encoding cytochrome b562, with amino-acid sequence MKKFKWLVVATVLAFSSMAFSKGVMMEMFQMKKQLNVLQDAETTEQFQTSVAAFLLQAEKAKETMPASLDGDQERFVGYQAAMQQVIDVAKQAEQQAQAGNLDQAKQTLEALDDMKKKYHSEYK
- the trhP gene encoding prephenate-dependent tRNA uridine(34) hydroxylase TrhP — translated: MSELKYPKPELLSPAGTLKNMRYAFAYGADAVYAGQPRYSLRVRNNEFNHANLQIAIDEAHSLGKKFYVVVNIAPHNSKLKTFIKDLKVVVDMKPDALIMSDPGLIMLVRENFPEIDIHLSVQANAVNWATVKFWKQMGLTRVILSRELSLEEIEEIRQQVPDIELEIFVHGALCMAYSGRCLLSGYINKRDPNQGTCTNACRWEYKMEEGTTDEVGNIVPQSAVQRYEPEIEVKNVAPTLGEGSHTDKVFLYTEPNRPDEQMTAFEDEHGTYFMNSKDLRAVQHVERLTQMGVHSLKIEGRTKSFYYCARTAQVYRKAIDDAAAGKPFDESLMDTLESLAHRGYTEGFLRRHTHDEYQNYEYGYSISERQQFVGEFTGKRNAEGMAEVAVKNKFLVGDSVEMMTPKGNIVFKIERMLNRKNEQVEAGLGDGHFVFLDVPADIDLDYALLMRNLIDSNTRNPHKM